In Rubripirellula tenax, the following are encoded in one genomic region:
- a CDS encoding SAM-dependent methyltransferase codes for MTDPSDDTPTFVMLTCAHGAESAVKQAIAPEGWRLAFSRPGFVTAKHDEKKELPNGIFIRTAARSIGQSRNESGKAQLDKLVESLKSSGLAARPLDQLHVWAKDRAAIGRFGFEPGIDEVSRAVGEEIYEAIGDKWVRCDAPNRIAQPGESVLDVVLVEPSHWFFGIHTATVWPTRWPGGVQPIDPAEEPVSRAYYKAAEAITWSGFDIQPGDLAVEIGSAPGGACGRLLELGLRVIGVDPAEMDPRIEEHPRFRHIQARGGDLPRREFRGAKWMLVDSNVKPDQTLVTVGNIVTNRQSDFRGLLITLKLGDYDAAASIDRWKAKVESWNPTNVEIRQLARNKCEVCFAVTMPG; via the coding sequence ATGACTGATCCGTCCGACGACACGCCCACCTTTGTCATGCTGACGTGCGCGCACGGAGCTGAATCGGCGGTGAAACAAGCGATTGCACCGGAGGGTTGGCGTCTGGCTTTTTCACGGCCTGGATTCGTGACCGCCAAACACGATGAAAAGAAGGAATTGCCAAACGGCATCTTCATCCGCACCGCGGCGCGGTCCATCGGCCAATCGCGAAACGAATCGGGAAAAGCTCAACTCGACAAATTGGTCGAATCGCTGAAGTCATCCGGTTTGGCGGCCCGACCGTTGGACCAGTTGCACGTTTGGGCGAAAGACCGAGCCGCGATCGGCCGCTTCGGTTTCGAACCCGGGATTGACGAGGTCTCGCGTGCCGTGGGCGAAGAAATTTACGAGGCGATTGGCGACAAATGGGTGCGATGTGATGCCCCCAATCGAATTGCCCAGCCCGGTGAATCGGTGTTGGACGTGGTGCTGGTCGAGCCGTCACATTGGTTTTTTGGCATTCACACCGCGACCGTTTGGCCGACGCGTTGGCCGGGCGGAGTGCAACCGATCGATCCTGCCGAAGAACCCGTTTCACGGGCTTATTACAAAGCAGCCGAAGCGATCACTTGGTCTGGTTTTGACATTCAACCCGGCGACTTGGCCGTCGAGATCGGCAGCGCGCCGGGCGGGGCATGTGGCCGATTGTTGGAACTTGGTCTGCGCGTCATCGGTGTCGATCCGGCCGAGATGGATCCGCGAATCGAGGAGCATCCCCGGTTTCGTCACATCCAAGCGCGCGGCGGTGACTTGCCAAGACGCGAATTTCGCGGCGCGAAATGGATGCTTGTCGACTCGAACGTCAAGCCGGATCAAACGCTGGTCACCGTCGGCAACATCGTGACGAATCGACAGAGTGATTTCCGTGGCTTGCTGATCACATTGAAACTGGGTGACTACGACGCGGCGGCTTCGATCGATCGTTGGAAGGCCAAGGTCGAATCGTGGAATCCGACGAACGTTGAAATCCGCCAACTGGCCCGCAACAAGTGCGAAGTCTGTTTCGCCGTCACGATGCCCGGTTGA
- a CDS encoding PSD1 and planctomycete cytochrome C domain-containing protein, which translates to MRIDRPVSCFLLLCLLIGMSSVQAQSTAADPIDFNRDVRPILMSHCTSCHGGVKQAGDVSFVYADRVLPPDGWIVEPGDPDASVLIERIKTDDPDTRMPPPDEHPEPLSADEIATLEQWISQGAAWGDLWSMAPLANNTQRFDTTSDWPRQSLDRLVLETLREQGLQTSADASPSQWLRRASLDLIGLPPTIEQLDSFATDCAAADSDASVERRYAAEVDRLLASQNFGQRWASMWMDLARYADSRGFEKDPHRDMWPYRDWLIKAFNDDMPYDEFTIKQLAGDLLPDPTADDLIATAFHRNTQTNTEGGTDDEEFRVAAIIDRVNTTWTVWQATTFGCVQCHSHPYDAFEHDEYYRCMALFDNSLDTDLDDDYPTLKIPSERSLIEAAIADQRQLEIIRHQRNDLGRSFAESVAWDAMAPTDVSSTDGELEVDGNHVRTASGTFPVGVEYTVDFSVDTDDPITAFRIEILPTANDPTTGPEKGAVLTQLKAEWIADDDTQTPIKFSDAFVDAITGPSDPRDALKGNGNGVGEFPKLTSARWAVFVLKEPASRPDGASLRLTMAQKASTSGNNATPIRNFTWSLCTDAQWAERMATDEWTSIDDALKQSQAKVNAIEGSSLPVMVARPDMARRTTRTFTRGNWMDRGDEVEPGIPHVFDKPGAEATIDNRLAFAQWLVSDANPISARVWANRIWSQLFGRGLVETEEDFGSSGLPPSDSRLLDHLAMRLRSDHDWHLKPFLRDLVLSSTYRQTNQVSTDKHAKDPTNRYHGRGPRTRLSAEMVRDQALLVSGLINDQVGGPSVMPPQPDGVWQTIYSGATWETATGDQRYRRALYTYWRRTSPYPSFLTFDSPTRDLCSPRRIDTNTPLQALVTLNDPVYQECSHALADRVTDDCQGSVEHAIQRMYLAATSQMPTDLESGELMSLYEDLVHSSTNPSDTSSAMSIVANTILNLDKALTK; encoded by the coding sequence ATGCGAATCGACCGCCCCGTTAGCTGCTTTCTTCTGCTGTGTCTGTTGATCGGGATGTCGTCCGTCCAAGCCCAATCGACGGCGGCCGATCCGATCGATTTTAATCGCGACGTGCGGCCGATTTTGATGTCGCATTGCACATCGTGTCACGGCGGCGTGAAGCAAGCCGGGGATGTCTCGTTTGTTTACGCCGACCGCGTGCTGCCACCCGATGGATGGATCGTCGAACCGGGCGATCCGGATGCTTCGGTCTTGATCGAGCGAATCAAGACCGATGATCCCGACACGCGGATGCCGCCGCCGGACGAGCACCCCGAACCGCTGTCCGCCGACGAGATCGCGACCCTGGAACAATGGATTTCCCAAGGCGCCGCGTGGGGCGATCTGTGGTCAATGGCGCCGCTTGCCAACAACACACAGCGTTTCGACACAACGTCCGACTGGCCACGACAATCGCTCGACCGATTGGTTTTAGAAACGTTGCGCGAACAAGGTTTGCAAACATCGGCCGACGCGTCGCCCTCGCAGTGGCTGCGCCGTGCGTCATTGGACCTGATCGGATTGCCGCCGACGATCGAACAGCTCGATTCGTTCGCAACTGATTGTGCGGCTGCCGATTCGGACGCGTCTGTTGAACGACGGTACGCCGCCGAAGTCGATCGGTTGTTGGCCAGCCAGAATTTCGGACAACGGTGGGCTTCGATGTGGATGGACTTGGCTCGCTATGCCGACTCGCGAGGCTTCGAAAAAGACCCCCATCGCGACATGTGGCCCTATCGCGATTGGTTGATCAAGGCGTTCAACGACGACATGCCGTACGACGAGTTCACGATCAAACAGTTGGCCGGCGATCTGTTGCCCGACCCGACCGCCGATGACTTGATCGCGACCGCGTTTCACCGCAACACGCAAACCAACACCGAAGGCGGCACCGACGACGAAGAATTTCGCGTCGCCGCTATCATTGATCGCGTCAACACGACCTGGACCGTTTGGCAAGCGACCACGTTCGGCTGTGTCCAATGCCACTCACATCCGTACGACGCGTTTGAGCATGACGAATACTATCGCTGCATGGCGTTGTTTGACAATTCGCTAGACACAGACTTGGACGACGACTATCCGACGTTAAAGATTCCGTCGGAACGGTCACTGATCGAAGCGGCAATCGCTGATCAACGGCAGCTTGAAATCATTCGCCATCAGCGAAACGACCTAGGCCGATCGTTCGCCGAATCCGTCGCCTGGGACGCGATGGCGCCGACCGATGTATCGTCGACCGACGGTGAACTAGAAGTCGACGGCAACCACGTTCGAACTGCATCGGGAACCTTTCCCGTCGGTGTCGAGTACACGGTCGATTTTTCGGTCGATACGGACGACCCGATCACGGCGTTTCGGATCGAGATTCTGCCGACCGCGAATGATCCGACGACCGGTCCCGAAAAGGGCGCAGTCCTGACGCAACTGAAGGCCGAATGGATTGCCGACGACGATACACAAACTCCGATCAAGTTTTCGGACGCATTCGTCGATGCCATCACCGGGCCATCCGATCCTCGCGACGCGTTGAAAGGCAACGGCAATGGCGTGGGCGAGTTTCCCAAGCTGACGTCCGCTCGATGGGCAGTCTTCGTGTTGAAGGAACCGGCCTCGCGACCCGACGGTGCATCGCTTCGATTGACGATGGCCCAGAAAGCGTCGACATCGGGCAACAACGCAACGCCGATCCGCAACTTCACGTGGTCGCTTTGCACCGACGCCCAATGGGCCGAGCGAATGGCAACTGACGAGTGGACGTCGATCGACGATGCACTGAAGCAATCGCAAGCCAAGGTCAACGCGATCGAAGGCAGTTCGCTTCCCGTTATGGTCGCGCGACCGGACATGGCTCGCCGGACGACTCGCACCTTCACTCGCGGCAATTGGATGGACCGCGGCGATGAGGTCGAACCGGGTATACCCCATGTGTTCGACAAACCCGGCGCCGAAGCCACGATCGACAACCGCTTGGCGTTTGCCCAGTGGTTGGTTTCCGACGCGAACCCGATATCCGCGCGTGTCTGGGCCAATCGGATCTGGTCCCAATTGTTTGGCCGAGGCTTGGTCGAAACCGAAGAAGACTTCGGATCCAGCGGACTGCCGCCGTCGGACTCAAGACTGTTAGACCATTTGGCGATGCGATTGCGATCGGATCACGACTGGCATCTGAAGCCATTTTTACGAGACTTGGTTCTGTCGTCGACGTATCGCCAAACCAACCAAGTATCCACCGACAAACACGCCAAAGACCCGACAAACCGCTATCACGGCCGAGGGCCACGAACCCGTTTGTCTGCCGAAATGGTTCGCGACCAAGCGTTATTGGTTTCGGGTTTGATCAACGATCAAGTCGGCGGACCGTCGGTGATGCCGCCACAACCCGATGGAGTGTGGCAAACGATCTACAGCGGCGCGACCTGGGAAACGGCGACCGGCGACCAGCGGTACCGCCGGGCACTCTATACGTATTGGCGGCGGACCAGCCCGTACCCGAGCTTCCTGACCTTTGACTCGCCGACTCGCGATTTGTGCTCGCCGCGACGGATCGACACGAACACTCCGCTGCAAGCCTTGGTCACGTTGAACGATCCGGTTTATCAAGAGTGCTCACACGCGCTGGCTGACCGCGTGACGGACGATTGCCAAGGATCCGTCGAACACGCGATCCAGCGGATGTACTTAGCCGCGACTAGCCAGATGCCAACGGATTTGGAATCGGGCGAATTGATGTCGCTTTACGAAGACCTCGTTCATTCATCCACGAATCCGTCCGACACATCGTCCGCGATGTCGATCGTCGCCAATACCATTTTGAATCTCGACAAGGCGCTGACCAAATGA
- a CDS encoding YjhG/YagF family D-xylonate dehydratase, whose translation MNQYFQALDPATIRTHAEGPSGSLPLSDEILRTWTSGDIFGLTQSVGMGFDPRRVLGDQYLILSTQGGVRAPDGTPVALGYHTGHWEVGLLVQAAAEQLCKHDGVPFAAFVSDPCDGRTQGTKGMFDSLPYRNDAAMVMRRLIRSLPQRKGVIGVATCDKGLPAMMMALAGTGHLANVLVPGGVTLPPSVGEDAGKVQTIGARYTRGEMSLEEASLEGCRACGTPGGGCQFLGTAATSQVVAEALGMTVPHAALAPSGQPIWTQLARDSADASRTMFERGDTMADILTDDALFNAMLIHAAVGGSTNLLLHIPAIAHAAGLKRPDAAAFREINRMVPRFVDCLPNGPVGHPTVRLFLAGGVPEVALHLRRLGLLKTNARTVTGMTWEEILDQWETCERREVCRDRLRDADGIDPDEVIMTPAVAKSRGLTSTVCFPSGNLCPEGSVIKATSIDPSVIDADGVYRNRGRARVFVSERDAIAAIKGQSEPPIQAGDVIVLIGRGPIGCGMEETYQITSALKYLSFGKQVALVTDARFSGVSTGACIGHVGPEALAGGPIAKVRDGDLIDIVIDRNELTGHVNLVSEDESMTAEELLANRTPHPDLQVEPDMPEDTRLWAALQQAGGGTWGGCVYDVDEIVKRLSTDGHRLG comes from the coding sequence ATGAACCAATACTTTCAAGCACTCGATCCGGCCACCATTCGAACTCACGCCGAAGGCCCCAGCGGTTCGCTGCCGTTGTCCGATGAGATTTTGCGAACCTGGACAAGCGGTGACATCTTCGGGCTGACGCAAAGCGTCGGGATGGGATTCGATCCCCGTCGCGTTTTGGGCGACCAGTACTTGATCCTTAGCACCCAAGGAGGTGTCCGAGCACCGGACGGAACGCCGGTCGCACTGGGCTATCACACCGGCCACTGGGAAGTGGGGCTGTTGGTGCAAGCCGCCGCCGAACAGCTTTGCAAACACGACGGAGTGCCCTTCGCTGCATTTGTCAGCGATCCCTGTGACGGTCGCACTCAAGGCACCAAGGGCATGTTCGATTCATTGCCCTATCGAAACGATGCCGCGATGGTGATGCGGCGTCTGATCCGATCGTTGCCCCAACGGAAAGGGGTGATCGGCGTGGCGACGTGCGACAAAGGATTGCCGGCGATGATGATGGCGCTCGCCGGGACCGGTCATCTAGCCAACGTCTTGGTGCCCGGCGGAGTCACGTTGCCGCCATCGGTCGGTGAAGACGCGGGCAAAGTGCAAACGATCGGCGCTCGATACACACGTGGTGAAATGAGTCTGGAAGAAGCATCGCTGGAGGGATGTCGCGCGTGCGGCACGCCCGGTGGCGGGTGTCAGTTTCTTGGCACGGCGGCGACAAGCCAAGTCGTGGCCGAAGCGTTGGGCATGACGGTACCTCATGCGGCACTGGCGCCCAGCGGGCAACCGATTTGGACACAGTTGGCTCGCGATTCGGCCGATGCTTCGCGGACCATGTTCGAACGTGGTGACACGATGGCCGACATCTTGACCGACGATGCGTTGTTCAACGCGATGTTGATTCATGCGGCCGTCGGCGGCAGCACCAACTTGCTGCTGCATATTCCCGCCATCGCGCACGCGGCGGGGCTGAAGCGTCCCGATGCTGCGGCGTTTCGCGAGATCAATCGCATGGTTCCTCGTTTCGTTGATTGCTTGCCCAACGGTCCGGTCGGGCATCCGACGGTGCGGTTGTTCTTGGCCGGTGGAGTTCCCGAAGTCGCGTTGCATCTGCGTCGCTTGGGATTGCTGAAGACCAACGCGCGCACGGTCACCGGCATGACGTGGGAAGAAATTCTAGATCAATGGGAAACCTGCGAGCGACGGGAAGTGTGTCGCGATCGACTGCGTGACGCCGACGGTATCGATCCCGATGAAGTCATCATGACGCCGGCGGTCGCGAAGTCTCGCGGTTTGACCAGCACCGTGTGTTTTCCGTCGGGCAACCTGTGTCCCGAAGGGTCGGTGATCAAAGCAACTTCGATTGACCCGTCGGTCATCGATGCGGACGGCGTTTATCGCAACCGAGGTCGCGCCCGTGTGTTCGTTTCTGAGCGTGATGCGATTGCCGCAATCAAAGGTCAGTCCGAGCCACCCATTCAAGCCGGTGACGTGATCGTCTTGATCGGGCGTGGTCCGATCGGATGCGGCATGGAAGAAACGTATCAGATCACGTCGGCACTAAAGTACCTGTCGTTTGGCAAGCAAGTCGCATTGGTCACCGACGCTCGATTCTCGGGCGTTTCGACCGGCGCTTGCATCGGGCACGTCGGCCCCGAAGCGCTTGCCGGCGGTCCAATCGCGAAAGTACGCGACGGCGACTTGATCGACATCGTGATCGATCGCAATGAACTGACCGGTCACGTCAACTTGGTCAGCGAAGATGAATCCATGACGGCCGAAGAATTGCTTGCCAACCGCACACCACACCCCGATTTGCAGGTCGAACCCGACATGCCCGAAGACACACGGTTGTGGGCTGCGCTGCAACAGGCCGGCGGCGGCACCTGGGGAGGCTGCGTGTACGATGTCGACGAGATCGTGAAGCGGCTATCAACGGACGGACATCGTCTCGGATGA
- a CDS encoding amidohydrolase family protein, with the protein MISTIQLGHSIVPDNFRFKLAAWVGFLVAGVLVFGTSYGQTTAIDASLEANADAAMLDGRDGRDLSVRNFRPKNQLRSPHHPVASAKWTVVDVHTHFSYKLRQSEQALDDFVAVMDRQRIAVCASLDGKLDGKFEDHRNFLWKKYRDRFVIFANVDWQGAGDPNDPPTWACHRQGFAQRTADQLAEAVDGGASGLKVFKKFGLGYRNPDGTLIQIDDRRWDPIWEACGKLGIPVLMHTADPAAFFDPIDETNERWEELSRHPDWSFHGDEFPSREHLLEARNRVIERHPGTNFIGAHIANNSEDLAAVGKWLDRYPNLYVEPASRISELGRQPRTAREFLVRYADRVMFGTDGPWPQQRLRLYWQFFETFDESFDYSEKVPPPQGMWQIDGVGLPDDVLAKIYYQNAVRLIPGIRERIEKFDTTIIPSGNPTIHD; encoded by the coding sequence ATGATTTCAACCATCCAGCTCGGCCATTCTATTGTACCGGACAACTTCCGATTCAAACTCGCCGCTTGGGTCGGATTTCTGGTGGCCGGCGTACTCGTGTTCGGCACTTCCTACGGACAAACCACAGCAATCGATGCATCGCTTGAAGCAAATGCCGACGCGGCGATGTTGGATGGCCGCGACGGACGCGATTTGTCAGTCCGCAACTTTCGGCCCAAAAATCAACTTCGATCGCCGCACCATCCGGTCGCGTCGGCGAAATGGACCGTCGTCGATGTCCATACGCACTTTTCTTACAAGCTGCGTCAAAGCGAACAAGCTCTCGATGACTTCGTCGCCGTCATGGATCGTCAAAGGATCGCCGTATGCGCGTCGTTGGACGGAAAGTTGGACGGCAAATTCGAAGACCATCGCAACTTCTTATGGAAAAAGTACCGCGACCGGTTCGTGATCTTTGCCAACGTGGATTGGCAGGGCGCCGGCGATCCGAACGATCCACCGACTTGGGCCTGTCATCGCCAAGGCTTCGCACAGCGAACAGCCGATCAGTTGGCGGAAGCGGTGGATGGCGGAGCAAGCGGTTTGAAAGTCTTCAAAAAGTTCGGACTCGGCTATCGCAACCCCGACGGCACGTTGATCCAGATTGATGATCGTCGTTGGGATCCGATTTGGGAGGCATGTGGAAAGCTGGGCATCCCCGTCCTGATGCACACGGCGGATCCGGCTGCGTTTTTCGATCCGATCGACGAGACGAACGAGCGCTGGGAGGAACTCAGTCGGCATCCCGATTGGAGTTTCCACGGCGACGAATTTCCTTCGCGAGAACACCTGCTCGAGGCTCGAAATCGCGTCATCGAAAGACACCCGGGCACCAACTTCATCGGTGCCCACATTGCCAACAACTCCGAAGACTTGGCGGCGGTCGGAAAGTGGCTCGATCGCTATCCGAATCTGTACGTCGAACCGGCGTCGCGGATTTCCGAACTGGGGCGACAGCCACGAACGGCCCGCGAATTTCTGGTTCGATATGCCGATCGCGTGATGTTTGGAACCGACGGACCTTGGCCCCAGCAGCGCTTACGGCTCTATTGGCAGTTCTTCGAAACCTTTGACGAGTCGTTCGACTACAGCGAAAAAGTGCCTCCGCCGCAAGGCATGTGGCAAATCGACGGGGTCGGATTGCCCGACGACGTGCTGGCAAAAATTTACTACCAGAATGCCGTGCGGCTGATCCCCGGGATACGCGAACGAATCGAGAAATTTGATACCACCATTATCCCCTCCGGCAACCCGACCATCCATGACTGA
- a CDS encoding DUF1501 domain-containing protein yields the protein MSHPNDSIRDGVAQWATRRHFIKDCSLGLAGMWMGSQETRPIIASESPHRGVHFPARAKRVIFLHMAGAPSQLELFDYKPDLQSLDGQDCPASFLEGKRFAFIQGVPKMLGPQFPFKQCGQSGAWVSDRLPEFQSVADKVCFIKSMQTTQFNHAPAQLLLHTGSQNLGSASFGAWTMYGLGSENENLPGFIVLVSGGKTPSAGKSVWGSGFLPSVYQGVQCRSKGDPVLYLSNPDDVSRQQRRRALDSLNRINQATFEQTGDPEVLTRISQYEMAFRMQTHATEAFDLSQETAATHAAYGTEPGQESFANNCLLARRLAERDVRFIQLFHWGWDSHGAGAAEALNAGFSDRCNEVDRPMTALLKDLEQRGMLEDTLVVWGGEFGRTPMRENRGGREMKLIGRDHNPGAFTMWLAGGGIKSGFSFGETDEIGYEAISNKVSPHDLHATLQHTLGIDHKRLTYLHQGLPQRLSNVTQPSRVVTEILA from the coding sequence ATGAGCCATCCCAACGACTCGATTCGCGATGGCGTTGCGCAATGGGCCACCCGCCGACACTTCATCAAGGACTGTTCGCTAGGCTTGGCCGGAATGTGGATGGGATCGCAAGAGACACGTCCAATCATTGCATCGGAGTCCCCGCATCGCGGCGTCCACTTTCCCGCGAGGGCCAAGCGGGTCATCTTCTTGCACATGGCCGGTGCGCCCAGCCAATTGGAACTGTTCGACTACAAACCGGACCTGCAATCGCTCGACGGCCAGGATTGTCCGGCGAGTTTCCTGGAAGGCAAACGGTTTGCGTTTATCCAGGGTGTTCCGAAAATGCTGGGTCCGCAGTTCCCCTTCAAACAGTGTGGCCAGAGCGGCGCGTGGGTATCGGATCGATTGCCCGAGTTTCAGTCGGTCGCGGACAAAGTCTGTTTCATCAAATCGATGCAGACGACTCAGTTCAACCACGCTCCGGCGCAACTTCTGCTGCACACCGGCAGCCAGAACCTCGGTTCCGCATCGTTCGGTGCCTGGACGATGTACGGATTGGGCAGCGAGAACGAGAACTTGCCGGGATTCATCGTCTTGGTTTCCGGTGGCAAGACGCCTTCGGCCGGCAAAAGCGTTTGGGGTTCCGGTTTCTTGCCCTCGGTGTACCAGGGCGTCCAGTGCCGATCCAAGGGCGATCCGGTACTGTATTTGTCGAACCCGGACGATGTTTCTCGGCAACAACGACGCCGAGCCCTCGATTCGCTCAATCGCATCAACCAAGCGACGTTCGAGCAGACCGGCGACCCGGAAGTGCTGACGCGAATCTCTCAGTACGAGATGGCGTTTCGGATGCAAACGCATGCCACCGAAGCCTTCGACCTGTCGCAAGAAACGGCCGCGACTCACGCGGCTTACGGAACCGAACCGGGCCAGGAATCGTTCGCCAACAATTGCTTGCTCGCTCGCCGTTTGGCCGAGCGAGACGTTCGCTTCATTCAACTTTTTCATTGGGGCTGGGATTCGCACGGGGCGGGGGCTGCGGAAGCATTGAACGCCGGATTCAGCGACCGATGCAACGAAGTCGATCGACCGATGACGGCGCTGCTGAAAGACTTAGAACAACGCGGCATGTTGGAAGACACGTTGGTCGTTTGGGGCGGTGAGTTCGGGCGAACACCGATGCGAGAAAATCGAGGCGGCCGGGAAATGAAATTGATCGGTCGCGACCACAACCCCGGCGCGTTCACGATGTGGTTGGCCGGCGGCGGCATCAAGTCGGGTTTCAGCTTCGGCGAAACGGACGAGATCGGGTACGAAGCGATCAGCAACAAGGTATCGCCTCATGACTTACATGCGACGCTGCAACACACGCTGGGTATCGACCACAAACGGTTGACGTACTTGCACCAGGGCTTGCCGCAGCGATTGTCCAACGTCACTCAGCCGTCGCGCGTTGTAACGGAAATCCTTGCCTGA
- a CDS encoding serine/threonine-protein kinase encodes MVEIITQDGTGLDVGGASVKPVRHDGRDMNYDQTENQSDDGQSTSKKLSMRATTPPSEVPGYRLTRFLGSGAFGQVWVGVDLNTGRNVAVKFYLHRGGVNWSLLSREVKNLVTLSADRHVVQVLEVGWDADPPYYVMELVGGGSLEDLLEVRPRLPVAEAVAMFRKICVGLNHCHSKGVLHCDIKPANILIGDDAEPRLADFGQSRLSHEQTPALGTLFYMAPEQADLNSTPDASWDVYAVGAILYRMLIGSPPYRSDEIVEQIDTAGSLPKRLERYRTAIASGKVPDRHLQHRGVDRPLARIISRCLAVDPKARYANIQQILDDVNRRDHSQSRRPLMLLGILGPLLILLATSFFGYRSIKRASTSTMKALRTEAFGSNQLAASFAARTLESEIGRYYQLAQEEASRRILVEQLQATLSETSVRDSLDQIAAMRIPIQTHGDGPARQALLKNGARKQLDQILAERLARYTGENAENRRLRLATMFITDSVGTILGIAYDEDVDEEENSAGRNFCYRTYFHGGRVDLSKSDVAIGEVLPLESTNLSAAFPSTATRFWKVAVSTPIFLTDDHSKPDAIFVATINLGDFELLQSKQGANQVAVLIEAREGTSRGTILQHPLMDARQTEGRKGEDKSYQMTAPLMDRLLGGGDVDYLDPLASADDGKAYGGPWIAAIQPVALPRQEREDEKERQGPAPNDRKTADLLVLVQYRLEKVMAPVDQMRSALLVEGAAALASILAVTFTLWFFVRRVGQAGDMVSDATPEKPTIPRGSSETMSVR; translated from the coding sequence ATGGTTGAAATCATCACGCAAGATGGAACGGGGTTAGATGTTGGTGGAGCCTCGGTCAAGCCGGTGCGACATGACGGACGCGACATGAATTACGACCAAACCGAAAATCAATCCGATGATGGCCAATCGACCAGCAAAAAGCTGTCGATGCGTGCCACGACGCCACCGTCCGAAGTGCCAGGATACCGGCTGACCCGCTTTCTGGGTTCCGGTGCGTTCGGCCAAGTCTGGGTGGGTGTGGATTTGAACACCGGGCGAAACGTCGCCGTCAAATTCTACCTCCATCGCGGCGGCGTGAATTGGTCCCTGCTCAGCCGCGAAGTCAAGAACTTGGTGACCTTGTCGGCCGATCGTCACGTCGTCCAGGTTTTGGAAGTCGGCTGGGACGCCGATCCGCCGTATTACGTGATGGAATTGGTCGGCGGCGGATCGTTGGAAGACCTGCTGGAAGTCAGACCGCGGTTGCCGGTCGCCGAAGCCGTGGCGATGTTTCGAAAAATTTGCGTCGGGCTGAACCATTGCCACAGCAAGGGGGTGCTGCACTGTGACATCAAGCCGGCCAACATCTTGATCGGCGACGATGCCGAACCGAGGTTGGCGGATTTTGGCCAAAGCCGATTGTCGCACGAGCAAACGCCGGCGTTGGGAACGCTGTTCTACATGGCGCCCGAACAAGCCGATTTGAACTCGACACCCGATGCCAGTTGGGACGTGTACGCCGTCGGCGCGATTTTGTATCGGATGCTGATCGGTTCGCCGCCCTACCGCAGCGACGAGATCGTGGAACAGATCGATACGGCCGGTTCACTGCCCAAGCGGCTCGAACGGTACCGCACCGCGATCGCCAGCGGCAAGGTTCCCGATCGGCACTTGCAACATCGTGGCGTTGACCGACCGCTCGCGCGAATCATTTCGCGATGCTTGGCGGTCGACCCCAAGGCTCGCTATGCCAACATTCAACAGATTCTGGACGACGTCAATCGGCGTGACCATTCACAATCACGGCGGCCGTTGATGCTGCTGGGCATCTTGGGTCCGCTGTTGATTTTGTTGGCAACCTCGTTCTTTGGGTACCGAAGCATCAAGCGAGCCAGCACCAGCACGATGAAGGCGCTTCGAACCGAAGCGTTTGGCAGCAACCAGTTGGCCGCCAGCTTTGCCGCCCGAACACTGGAAAGCGAAATCGGTCGGTACTATCAACTGGCCCAAGAAGAAGCGTCGCGGCGGATTCTGGTCGAGCAACTGCAAGCGACCCTTTCGGAAACCTCGGTCCGCGATTCGCTCGACCAGATCGCGGCAATGCGAATCCCCATTCAGACTCACGGCGACGGCCCCGCACGGCAGGCGTTGCTGAAGAACGGAGCAAGAAAACAGCTCGATCAAATTTTGGCCGAGCGGTTGGCCCGATACACCGGCGAGAATGCCGAGAACCGGCGACTGCGATTGGCAACCATGTTCATCACCGATTCGGTCGGAACGATTTTGGGTATCGCGTATGACGAAGATGTCGACGAAGAAGAAAACAGTGCGGGACGAAACTTTTGCTACCGAACCTATTTTCACGGCGGCCGTGTCGATCTTTCGAAGTCGGACGTCGCGATTGGGGAAGTCCTACCGCTTGAGTCGACGAATTTGTCCGCAGCGTTCCCCAGTACGGCGACGCGTTTTTGGAAAGTTGCGGTAAGCACACCGATCTTCTTGACCGACGACCATTCCAAACCGGATGCGATTTTTGTCGCGACAATCAACTTGGGCGATTTCGAGTTGCTGCAGAGTAAACAAGGCGCCAACCAGGTCGCCGTGTTGATCGAAGCCCGCGAGGGAACCTCGCGCGGCACGATCTTGCAACATCCGCTGATGGATGCACGACAAACCGAAGGACGAAAGGGCGAAGACAAGAGCTACCAAATGACGGCTCCGTTGATGGACCGCTTGCTTGGTGGCGGCGACGTCGACTACTTGGATCCGTTGGCGTCGGCGGATGATGGAAAGGCGTATGGCGGCCCCTGGATCGCAGCCATTCAACCCGTCGCACTGCCCCGCCAAGAACGAGAAGACGAAAAAGAAAGACAGGGCCCGGCACCGAATGACCGCAAGACCGCGGACCTGTTGGTGTTGGTCCAGTATCGCCTGGAAAAAGTCATGGCGCCAGTCGATCAAATGCGATCGGCGTTGCTGGTCGAGGGTGCTGCTGCGCTGGCGTCGATCTTGGCGGTGACGTTCACACTTTGGTTCTTCGTTCGCCGCGTCGGCCAAGCTGGCGATATGGTGTCCGATGCGACGCCCGAAAAACCGACAATCCCGCGAGGGTCATCCGAGACGATGTCCGTCCGTTGA